The Candidatus Nitrosocaldus cavascurensis genome segment TCCTATTCACTATACTTGCAATGCTTCTAACCTGCCTCACCTTCTTCCTGCTTATCCAGTGGTATGCCTCATCTATGGTATCCTTTGCTACAAGCACTATCACCTTACCAGGCATCCTCCTCCCTGTTCTACCTTTCCTCTGCACAAACCTTATAGCACTAGGCACATTATCGTAGAAGATGACTAGGTTACATTCAGCAATATCCAGCCCTTCCTCCCCAACACTTGTTGCTACAAGGATGCTATACTCACCAGCCCTGAACCTGTTAACCGCCTCTACCTGCTCCTCCTGCTTAAGCCCATACTCCCCTGCCTTGCCTATCAGATAACCAACCTTGAACCCCTCAGCAATCAACCTTGATGTGATTACCTCAACAGAGTCCCTGTAGCTTGTGAATATGAGTACCTTGCCTCTCCTATAGTTGCTATTATTATTACTATTACTATTGCTACTGCTAACACTATAATAGCCTTCATCAGGAGAGAACCCTTCCCTCCTTAGTATCTCTACCAGCCTTGAGAGTTTTGGATGCTCCAATCCAGAGAGCTCTGCTCCCCTAGCAAGTTCATATGCACTCCTCAACTCTCTATCCTCCACAAGGCTCCTTACACCTATGCCTCCTTTCTCCCTTAAGCGTTCATAGAACCTTGTGAATGCTGTTATACCTTGAGTATCAAGTACCTTGAGTGCATGGCTAAGCCTTATAGCACTGTAGAGAGGTACTGTAGAACCCTTTATGCCAGATATACTCTCTCTAGCATCTATCAGATTGCTCATATTAACCCTTGTACTACTTATTACTCCTAGCCTCTTCAGCTCCTCAAGCCTGCTCTGGAGTGCCCTCTCTACATGCTCCCTTATCCTCCTCATCACTGGTGTGAGGGTAATGGTTACAAACTCTATCTTTGTATCCTTTATGTATGGTCTGACATCTGGGCTGCTCTCATCCCTAACCTCTATCCTCTCTATCATGAGGTTGCTTGCTATCTCTAGCACCTTCTCCTTATCATCTGGGAGTGTAGCTGTAAAGCCAATTATCCTTACACCTGCTCCTGTACTGCTGCTAGCATTTGCTAGTAATGATGCTATCCTACCATATGAGTAGTCTCCAACTGCCCTGTGTGCTTCATCAAATACTAGCAAGGCAAAGTCACCAGCATCTATAAAACCTCTCTCTATATCGTTGAGTGTGACTTGAGGGGTAGAGCATACAACACTAGCACTACTCCATACTTCCATCCTCTCATGCCTTGGTGTATTACCAGTTAGTACTGCAATACCATCATGCAGTATGTGCTCCTTAAGGAAGTTGTAGTGCTGATGCACAAGCACCCTAGTTGGTGCAAGGAACAATGCCCTCCCACCATGCTTGAGTGTATCTGCTATGAGGAGCAGTGCTATCGTTGTCTTGCCCAAGCCAGTAGGTAGCACAACAAGCGTATTCTTCTGCCTTGCAACACTTGCAATACTTATCTGATACCCTCTCTTCTCTATACTCCTTGGCTTTATCAGTTCATGCTCAATCCATCCATCATCATCGTTATTGTTGTTATTATTATTACTACTGCTTGAGCCTATACCCATATCAGTACTCATACCCATCTACCCACCATACCCATTCCTATCATAACCTTTTCCTCCATCTATCCATCTATCCATCCATACACCCATCTATCTATCATAACCCAACCACCAACCTACTTACTACCTCTTGCTTACTTACTACCTGTCCATCCTACAGCATAACACCATATACATCATATAAAAAATATCTATGACCCATTGATTAATAAGTATGTCAGGTGATGTTATAGTGGTATGCAGAGTACTGTTAACATGAGCATAGCAGAGAGGATAAGGATGCTCTGCTCAGATACCTATAGCCTTGCACCATCCCTGCTTGTATCAGCAACATACGATGGTGAGAAGAGGGTAGCAGTACTCAAGTTCTATAATCCAGATGATGATATGATCCATGTATGGTATGATAAGACTGGGCATAAGCCATACTGCTTTGCTATGGATGAGCAAGCAGTATTAGATGGGATAAGGGATAGGAAGGATATACTTGCTATAGAACGTGTTAAGAAGGCAGATCTACTCAACGATAGGGAGGTTGATATGCTGAAGATAGTTGCTACAGACCCCCTTGCAATAGGAGGCACTGAGAAGAGTGTTAGGAATATGCTAAGGACATGGGAGTCTGATATAAAGTACTATGAGAACTATCTATATGATAACGGGCTTGTAGTTGGTCTATACTACTCTATAGAGGATGGGGTGTTGAAGAGACATGAGTATAGAGTTGCTGAGAACGTAGATCTAGCACTTAAGAAGTTGATATGGGATAGCATTGCAGATGATAAGGCAAGTAGTGAGGAATTTAGGAACTACCTTCAAGAGTGGGCAAAACTCCTCAACCAACCAATACCTGAGATAAAGAGGGTAGCATTGGATATAGAGGTTGTATCTGAGGATGATAGGATACCAGATGCAAATAGGGCAAGAAATGAGGTTATAGCAGTTGCAATGGTTGGGAGTGATGATAGGCATGAGATCTTCCTGCTCAACAGGAAGGGGAATAGCATAGGAAGCAAAGATGCTCTTGATGCTAATGTTAGCGTTAGATTCTTCGATGATGAGAGAGAGTTGCTTAGGAGTGTATTCAGTAGGATGCTTGATTACCCATTCATAATAACCTTCAACGGGGATGACTTTGATCTACCATATCTTTACAATAGGGCATTGAACCTTGGTATACCAAGGGATGAGATACCTATAGCCTTGCAGAGGGACTCTGCAACAGTGAAGCATGGTGTGCATATAGATCTTTACAGAACGTTTACAAACAGATCCATACAGATATATGCATTCAGCCATAAATACTCAGAGTACACACTTAATGCTATAAGTGAAGCACTCATCAACGAGTCAAAGATAAAGTTTGAAGGCAGCATAGGAGATCTTCCATTGTATGAACTTGCAAACTACTGCTATAATGATGCAAGGATAACTTACAGGTTAACAACGTTCAGCAACAACCTACTCATGAAACTACTCATAGCAGTTGCAAGGATAGCAAAGATGCCAATAGAGGATCTCTCTAGGCTAGGGGTGTCGCAGTGGATAAGGAGTATGCTATACTTTGAGCATAGGAGGAGGAATGCTCTAATCCCTAGAAAGGAGGAGTTGGAGCAGAAAGGGCATGCATCAACAACCGCTGTTATAAAGGATAAGAAGTATAGGGGAGGTTTTGTGGTTGAGCCAAAGCCTGGGGTTCACTTCAATGTTGTTGTTCTAGACTTTGCTAGCCTATACCCAAGCATAATCAAGGTCTACAACCTCTCTTATGAGACGGTAAGATGTGTGCATGAAGAGTGTAAAGCAAACATAATACCTGAGACTGAGCATTGGGTATGCAAGAAGAGGAAAGGTATAACATCACTGCTTATAGGCTCTTTACGTGATCTAAGGGTGAATTACTACAAGCAGTTATCCAAGGATAAGACTCTAAAGGCTGAGGATAAGGAGCTCTATAGCGTTATAAGCCAAGCGTTGAAGGTCATCCTAAACGCAAGCTATGGGGTCATGGGTGCAGATATCTTCCCTCTCTACTGCTTACCAGTTGCAGAGGCAACAGCAGCAATAGGCAGATACATAATAACAAGTACCATCAAGAAGTGCAAGGAACTTGGCATAGAGGTTATATATGGGGATACTGATTCGCTCTTCCTCAAAGGCCCTTCAAGGGAGCAGATTGAGAGTATAGCAAAGTGGGCTAGGAAGGAGTTGGGTGTTGATCTTGATCTTGATAAGCAGTATAGGTATATAGCGTTAAGTGAGAGGAAGAAGAACTACCTTGGTGTGCTCATAGATGGGAACGTTGATGTTAAAGGGTTGACAGGGAAGAAGAGCCATACACCTCAGTTCGTTAGGGATGCATTCTATGCTGTTGTTGATATCCTAAGCAAGGTTAACACTGAGCAGGACTTTGAGTATGCTAGAGAGGAGATCAGGAGGATAATCAAGGATTATGCTAGTAGGTTGAAGAACAGGAAGATACCTCTTGAGGATCTAGCATTCAACGTTATGGTTGGTAAGGCACCAGAGGATTACAAGAAGACCATGCCTCAGCATATAAGGGCTGCACAACTACTACAAGAGCATGGGAAGAGAGAGGTTAAGGCTGGAGATATAATCTCATTTGTGAAGACAACAACTCCTCCAGGTGTGAAACCTGTAGAACTTGCAAAGGTTGATGAGATCGATGTTGAGAAGTACATAGAGTATATGAGAACAACATTCGATCAGATACTTGGTGCATTGGGCTATGAGTTCGATGTGATCCTTGGTGCATCGAAGTTAGAGGACTTCTTCTTTACAAACTGAATCCATCTTTATTGTATGCAATAATTGGCAGATAATTCATAGATCTGAGCAGTCCAACCTTGCACCACAATTTGGGCACATAAGAAGGCATCTACCTCCCTTCAACTCTATCATTTCTTCAGAGCATATTGGACAGATCTCCTTATTTACTCTTCCATGTAAAGGCATGGATATATTACATCCATCCATAATATATAATCATTACATTGTACTATCATCATATTCCAAGTAGATATGCTATTACTACGAATGTTATCAATATACACTCTACAATCATGAACTTCTTCCAGAAGTTTCTAGACTCTCTCTGCATCTCTCTATATATGCATCTATGCGCTCTCTCCATCCATGGCTTATCCAGCATGATCCCACACTTGCATCTGTATGACATGACAGTCCTACAACCTACAGTATGAAATACTTTAGTAAGTAGTTATAGATACATTCTACATTACTCAACCAATAAAGGAAAGGACATATGGTATGAAAGATGATGGGATATTGTAGTATGTGTCTATGATATTGGCATAGTTCAATTAACCTAGATATTAAATAGATTTTACCGATTTTTTATATAACTTCTTCATATTGATAACTTAATGCAGCAAAGAATAATTAAAGGTATGACATATATAATAGCAGTGATAGTGTTGGCGCTTCCTTTAGCATACGCTGCAACAGATACATACACTGCAGTTAATTCTAACAAATATGAGTATGGCTCTAGTGGAACAATCACATCTTACAAGCCTGCTATAACAAACAGTGTGTCTAGTGATCATAGGGATTACATGGTGTATACTGTATCTGGTAAGAAGCATACTATAGGAGCAGGGATGAACTGGTATAAGACAAATGCAGGTAGCATAATAGGGTGGCTGATGGTATATGTACATGATCCATCTAACACATCTTACCAAGGCGTGCATTACGTATACTCAGGCTATACCTATACACAGAATTCTGTTACTGTTAGTGCATCAACATGCAAGGCTACTAGCAGTACATCCACAACATGCAATCCAGCAGCAAGCGCTTGCTGCTGGATAGGCTCTGTTGTAGATACAAATACAGGCTATTCCCTCAGAAAAGGTCGTTGCTATAGTACTTTGATAATACCAACTTTACAACTGGCACTCCTGGAGCAACTAGCAGAGCATTCTCAAACTACACTGCAAACCAGAATACACTAAAAAATCTATTCGATAATTTAGCGTTACTATGGTATGATGGCTCTAATCAAGGGTTGGGCTTCATTCAATGGTGATAGTAGTAAAGGTGTATGGATAGTAGAGAGTAAGTGCTTAAGCAATAACAACAACTCCAATCGTACAGGATGGGTAATAGACTTTCTAGATGGTGCAAGGAAGTTTGGTACTGGTCCACCAACATACACTACTACTGATGATTGTGTTATGGATAGTGTTAATTGGAATCCTGGTGGTGAGCCATGAACTCTACAAGGTACATACTTGCAACTGTTATAGTACTTGGTATTGCAGTAGCGATGCTTAGCAGTTACTCTACTGCAAATGATAAACCTAGGATCAAGAACATCTGGGAGGAGTATAGTGTATGCGATGTTGATGTTCTCCCTAATGTAGTAAGGAATATGATAAAAGAAAGGTATCCGTTTGAGGTCAAGCTTGCATTCCCAACATACATACCAGAAGGATATAAGCCAATTGCAATGGACTTCATTGTAGATGGACCTGATACACCAAATGGATGGGTTAAGATCATCTATTGGAATAAGGGTGATTGTAGGATACTCTATAGCACTGGTGAGGATGCTCTATATGCTTTACATGGTGGATTTGGATACATCATACACTTACCTGATAAACAAGGACCAGTACCAAAGGGCATGAATGATGAAGCAGTTGATAAAGCATTAACTGAGTACCAACAGAGGAAGAATTCTATCCGTGCACCAATACAAGAAGTTAGACTCAGCAATGGTTATAGAGCAATAGGATGGGAGCCATTCATGGGTATAAGTGGGATAGGAATTGCAAGATGTCCAGAGTTTGAAGGCAAGACTGTTAATGATACACTCATTGATGATGCAGATAATGTTACATGTACATACGATGATGGTACGGTTGCTGAAGGATACATGGTATACACTGGAGAGGATAAGCAGGCTGGGATGGTGACATATTGGCATGAGGAGTATAATCTTGGCATAACTGTAAGAGGAGGCTTACCTCTAGAGGAACTTGCAAAGATAGCAGGTTCAGTGAAGATTCAAGAATAAACCTAATTTTTATTTGCTTATCTATATCCATTTTATCCCAACTCTTCATCTTACTGCTGTTACTACTATAATAATACCACTCTTCCCTACTTCCCATCTAAACTCCCTTTTACTACTACCACCACCATTCTTCTTACCCCTATCAATCACAAATCCTCTCATCCTCTAAACAACAAGTTTAATTAATGTATTAATGGATGATAGATGGAGGGATGCATAAGGTTAACTGGGCTAGCAATGGTAGTAATGATAGCAATAGGCACTCCTTCACTGGCAAAGATATCCCATATGCAAAGATAAGCAAGGATATGAGTGTTGAGCAGTTGATAGAACTATATGCATCTGCTGGTTACAATGCAAGAAGATTGGGAGAAGCAGCAAAGCTCTTCTACAAGATGATAGATGATGATGCTACCATATGCCTTACAGTTGCAGGAGCGATGACACCAATAGGCTATGGGGGCATAATAAAGGAGTTGATAGAGTATGGCTTTGTGGACTGGATAATATCTACTGGGGCAAACATATACCATGATGCGCACTTTGCATGGAACCTACCAGTGAAGCAAGGCCATTATGATGTTGATGATGATATACTGCATAAGAAGAACATAGTCAGGATATATGATGTGTACATAAAGGAGGATGAGACTCTACAGGCACAGGATAAGATAATACAGGAGATGTTCACTTCTTATAGCAGTGATAATGAAACTCTGATTCTAACTACTGCTGAGATATCACATATGCTTGGTAGGTATGTGAAGGATCATTCAAAGAGCCCAGATAGATCGTTCATTGCAAGTGCATATGAGTATGATGTGCCAGTGTACATATCAACATTCAAGGACTCCTCTCTAGCCTTGGATCTAATACCATTCAGGCTTAAAGGGAAGAGGGTTCTTATAGATGCTGTTAGGGAGATAATAGAGCAAGCAGCAATAGTGTACAACTCCAAGAGGAATGGTGCACTAGAGATTGGGGGAGGGGTGCCAAAGAATACAGCACAGCAGACTGGTCCAGCACTCGATCAGATATTGCATCTAAACCATGGAGGGTTAGATTACATAATACAGTTGACAGATGCTAGACCTGATAGTGGTGGCTTATCTGGTGCTACCCTGCAGGAGGGGAAGAGCTGGGGCAAAGTTAAGACATCACATGTCAATATTGTAACTGTTTATGGAGATGCAAGCATAACATTCCCACTACTCTGCCTCTACGCTATAGCAAGACATGAGCCAAGGAGGCATAGGAGGTTGTACTCTAAGTTGAATGAGTACTATGAGAGGCTCAAGGAGATGTATGAGATGTATATAGTTAATGAGGAGAAGGTAAAGCCTAGCGATTAATTTATTGTGTAAGTATTTATGTGGATTATTCTTGATGCTTGCCAATGGGCTATACAGATCTATACATGAGTAGGTCAAGGGTTGCACTTAACATAAGCGGTGATAGCAAGACTAGCGTTTATATGCTTGGTGTACCGTTCGACTCTACAACATCATACAGACCTGGTACAAGGTTTGGGCCAGATGCTATAAGGGAGGCATTAGCAAACATAGAGTTCAACTCCATAATGCATGATGAAGATGGTATAACGCTTGAGGATGTTAATATAGTTGATCTTGGCAATCTGAAGAGTACTACAAAACCAGATGCAATGGTTGATATGCTTAGCAAGGTAATGGGTGAACTTAGAAGCAAGGGAACGCTGGTAACTGTGCTTGGAGGCGAGCATCTACTCACTCTAGGGGCATATACGGGTATGATGAATGATAGGATAGTTGCAAGAAACGATGATTATGCAAGTGAGAGGAAGAGTATTGGGAAGGATACCATGCTGGTTGTATTCGATGCACACTTTGATCTTAGGGATGAGTTCAATGACTGCAGATTGAATCATGCAACCTATCTACGCAGGATAGTAGAGGATAATGGTAACGATGGGAGCAATGTACTGCATATAGGGGCTAGGGGATACGGTAGGGAGGAGATTGATTATGCTATTAGGAGTAGGATGAACGTTCTACCTGCAAGGGATATCCTATTTGGTTCAAGCAACACAATAGGTAGTGAGGTTAAGAGGAGGATTACTGATACAGTATCAAGTTATGATAGGTTGTA includes the following:
- a CDS encoding helicase-related protein → MGMSTDMGIGSSSSNNNNNNNDDDGWIEHELIKPRSIEKRGYQISIASVARQKNTLVVLPTGLGKTTIALLLIADTLKHGGRALFLAPTRVLVHQHYNFLKEHILHDGIAVLTGNTPRHERMEVWSSASVVCSTPQVTLNDIERGFIDAGDFALLVFDEAHRAVGDYSYGRIASLLANASSSTGAGVRIIGFTATLPDDKEKVLEIASNLMIERIEVRDESSPDVRPYIKDTKIEFVTITLTPVMRRIREHVERALQSRLEELKRLGVISSTRVNMSNLIDARESISGIKGSTVPLYSAIRLSHALKVLDTQGITAFTRFYERLREKGGIGVRSLVEDRELRSAYELARGAELSGLEHPKLSRLVEILRREGFSPDEGYYSVSSSNSNSNNNSNYRRGKVLIFTSYRDSVEVITSRLIAEGFKVGYLIGKAGEYGLKQEEQVEAVNRFRAGEYSILVATSVGEEGLDIAECNLVIFYDNVPSAIRFVQRKGRTGRRMPGKVIVLVAKDTIDEAYHWISRKKVRQVRSIASIVNRIIANRTGNNKDYSSSNGKSSDISSSDDGASYGNNIYHSSTNLTNLDDFIK
- a CDS encoding DNA-directed DNA polymerase I — translated: MLCSDTYSLAPSLLVSATYDGEKRVAVLKFYNPDDDMIHVWYDKTGHKPYCFAMDEQAVLDGIRDRKDILAIERVKKADLLNDREVDMLKIVATDPLAIGGTEKSVRNMLRTWESDIKYYENYLYDNGLVVGLYYSIEDGVLKRHEYRVAENVDLALKKLIWDSIADDKASSEEFRNYLQEWAKLLNQPIPEIKRVALDIEVVSEDDRIPDANRARNEVIAVAMVGSDDRHEIFLLNRKGNSIGSKDALDANVSVRFFDDERELLRSVFSRMLDYPFIITFNGDDFDLPYLYNRALNLGIPRDEIPIALQRDSATVKHGVHIDLYRTFTNRSIQIYAFSHKYSEYTLNAISEALINESKIKFEGSIGDLPLYELANYCYNDARITYRLTTFSNNLLMKLLIAVARIAKMPIEDLSRLGVSQWIRSMLYFEHRRRNALIPRKEELEQKGHASTTAVIKDKKYRGGFVVEPKPGVHFNVVVLDFASLYPSIIKVYNLSYETVRCVHEECKANIIPETEHWVCKKRKGITSLLIGSLRDLRVNYYKQLSKDKTLKAEDKELYSVISQALKVILNASYGVMGADIFPLYCLPVAEATAAIGRYIITSTIKKCKELGIEVIYGDTDSLFLKGPSREQIESIAKWARKELGVDLDLDKQYRYIALSERKKNYLGVLIDGNVDVKGLTGKKSHTPQFVRDAFYAVVDILSKVNTEQDFEYAREEIRRIIKDYASRLKNRKIPLEDLAFNVMVGKAPEDYKKTMPQHIRAAQLLQEHGKREVKAGDIISFVKTTTPPGVKPVELAKVDEIDVEKYIEYMRTTFDQILGALGYEFDVILGASKLEDFFFTN
- a CDS encoding homospermidine biosynthesis protein — translated: MHKVNWASNGSNDSNRHSFTGKDIPYAKISKDMSVEQLIELYASAGYNARRLGEAAKLFYKMIDDDATICLTVAGAMTPIGYGGIIKELIEYGFVDWIISTGANIYHDAHFAWNLPVKQGHYDVDDDILHKKNIVRIYDVYIKEDETLQAQDKIIQEMFTSYSSDNETLILTTAEISHMLGRYVKDHSKSPDRSFIASAYEYDVPVYISTFKDSSLALDLIPFRLKGKRVLIDAVREIIEQAAIVYNSKRNGALEIGGGVPKNTAQQTGPALDQILHLNHGGLDYIIQLTDARPDSGGLSGATLQEGKSWGKVKTSHVNIVTVYGDASITFPLLCLYAIARHEPRRHRRLYSKLNEYYERLKEMYEMYIVNEEKVKPSD
- the speB gene encoding agmatinase — protein: MGYTDLYMSRSRVALNISGDSKTSVYMLGVPFDSTTSYRPGTRFGPDAIREALANIEFNSIMHDEDGITLEDVNIVDLGNLKSTTKPDAMVDMLSKVMGELRSKGTLVTVLGGEHLLTLGAYTGMMNDRIVARNDDYASERKSIGKDTMLVVFDAHFDLRDEFNDCRLNHATYLRRIVEDNGNDGSNVLHIGARGYGREEIDYAIRSRMNVLPARDILFGSSNTIGSEVKRRITDTVSSYDRLYISIDLDAIDPAFAPGVGTPEPFGLHPLHLLEVLTSLVERDKRITCLDVVELCPPYDNGITAVLAAKMILEMILMYVRSL